TTTTCCTTTTCTGAAAGTGTGGCCCATATGGATGTCCACATAATGGCGATCTGCTCAATTTTTTCATAGAATGTCTGAATAATCATATCTTCATCGTACTTCACACTTCCAGACATGGTATTACAGAAGCTGTTTATGTAGGCAGGATATCCTCTGTAGTTCACACAACTTTTATAGTTTACTTAATTTCACTAATGTACTTAGGTTAATCATTATTTTTGTTATACTTAATCTCACTACTATACTAAAATACACTAAAATTTTAAGTTTATTTGATTACACTTGTGTTATTGAATACACTGATTGGAACTTAACTGGATTGCATTTGTAATTTTCATTTTATTTGATATAACAACCTAATTTTGCTTTTTATTTGAATCAAAGCAACCATTCAACTCTTTTGAATCTCCTTGATCCCACAAGAGAAAAGTATATAAGCATATACTTATATACTTATGTTCCATGCTGGAGATAGATCATGGTCACGACCCTGAGGTACAGGAAGAACTGGAAGAGCTCTTCAAGGCACTTGCCAATGGTAACAGGCTCATACTGATTCGTTGGCTTGCTTCAGGTGAAATAGAAAGGATCAGTGTAACTGAGATGGCAAATATAATGGGCCTGACACAGCCTGCAGCCTCACAGCACCTTAAAGTACTCAAAACAGTTAAGATCCTCCATGCAGAAAAGGAAGGTAACTACATTTACTACACATTCAATAAACGTGCCCTGTTAAAGCACAAAAAAAATATCGATTTTTTATTCAGTTGTGCCTTAGCAAAGTGCGATCAATTCAAATAAAATTATGAACAGGGATAAACCCAAAACGGAACTTAAAAACCAGGCTAAAATGCCGCATATGTGCCCTTGGGTGATAATATGAAAGAAACGAATTTCAATGAAGAATTAGCTGTAGTGGTCATACCAGATGTTCCACTACTACCTGAAACCAATATCAACCTCAAAGTTGGTAAAGAAGCTGGAAGCGAAATCTACACCCGTGTTAAAGACGATGATTTCCACGGTATAGCTTTAGCTCTTAAACAAATGAATCCTGAAGGATTCCCTGAAGAATCTGATTTCTACAGGATAGGAACCATCATCCACATCCAAAACGTCAAGGAAATGAAGGACTTCTACCAGATCAAAGCCGAGATCAAGGAAAGGGTGGAAGTGGAAGATTTCATTGCTGACGGTGATAATTACAGGGCAAACTACAGCTTCTTGCCCGACATCATAGATCTGGAGCCTTTTGACCAGGAAGAAATGCTCATGAACATCCAGAACCTGGTAGAAGAGATAAGTGAGAACTTCAAGGGATCAGAAGCTTACCTCAAACAGGTCCATGAATTAAATGATTTAACGAAGGTCATGGCCTACGTGTTCCCATACATGAGGCTTTCAATTGCGGAAAAACAGGAATTACTTGAAATGCGCTCCCTCAGAGAGAGGAGTTTGAAGTTCCTTGAGTTACTCGTTGACCAGAAGGAATCCATCAAGTTCCACATGGAAATGGGAGCCAGACTCAACGAGGAGATGAACAAAAAACACAGGGAAACAATGCTCAAAGAGCAGCTAAAAGCCATACAAGATGAGCTGAGTGATTCTGAAGGACACTACGGCAACAAGGATTACAGAACGCTCATAGAAGAATCCCAGATGCCAGATGAGGTAAGGGAGGTTGCACTTGATGAGGTTAACAAACTCGAGAGAGGGGGTTCCAACAACTCTGAGGAAAACGTTATCAGAAACTACCTGGATCTTTTGACCAGCCTACCATGGGGACCAAGTGAAACCAGGGATATAGATATTGAAGCTGCAAGGAAGTTACTTGATGAACAGCACTACGGCCTTGACAAAGTCAAAGACCGCATAATTCAGCACCTCACAGTCATGAAATTGAAACAGAACAAACAGGGTTCAATACTCCTGCTTGTGGGTCCACCTGGAACAGGTAAAACAAGTCTTGGAAAAAGTATAGCAGAAGCCCTGGGCCGTGAATACGTCAGGATAAGCCTGGGAGGTGTCAGGGATGAATCAGAGATCAGGGGTCACAGAAGAACCTACCTTGGAGCATTACCAGGTAGGATCATCAATGGAATGAAACGTGCAGGAACCAGAAACCCTGTGTTCATCCTTGATGAGGTGGATAAACTCATGGCATCTGTAAACGGCGACCCAGAAAGTGCCCTCCTCGAGGTGCTTGACCCAGAGCAGAACGACACCTTCTCAGACCACTACCTTGACGTGCCCTACGATCTTTCAGATGTGTTCTTCATAGCCACCGCAAATTCACTCAGGGACATTTCAGGACCCCTACGTGACCGTATGGAGATCATCCAGATAGGCAGCTACACCAGTCATGAAAAGTTCAGAATAGGAAAGGACCACCTCATAGCAGATGTGCTTGAAGACAACGGCCTGGATGAAACCAAACTCCAGATCCAAGACGAAGCCCTGAAAACCCTCATAGAAAACTACACAAGAGAAGCAGGTGTCAGGGGACTTAAACGTCAGCTTGCAACAGTTGCCAGGGTTGCATCAGAAAAAATCGTCCTCGGAAAGGTTGAATTACCCTACGTGGTCAGGGAGGACATGCTCTACGACATGCTGGGCCATGAACTCATCCAGATAAACAGGGTTGGTGAAAACAACCTTCCAGGAGTTGTAACTGGACTGGCATGGACACCTGTGGGTGGGGACATACTCTTCATTGAAGGAGCTTTCATGCCAGGAACAGGTAAATTAACCCTTACAGGTCAACTTGGTGATGTTATGAAGGAATCTGCAAAGATATCCCAGAGCCTCATCCGTTCAAGAATGGCTTTCAGCCTCAAGAACATGGAGTTCGATAAGAAGGACCTGCACATACACGTTCCTTCAGGTGCAATTCCAAAGGATGGACCATCTGCAGGAGTGGGACTTCTAACCACAATAGCATCCCTTGTAACAGGTCAGGCAGTTGACTCTGAACTGGCAATGACAGGTGAAATATCCCTCAGAGGTGCAGTGCTGCCTGTTGGAGGTATCAAGGAGAAGGTTCTTGCAGCACACCGTGCAGGAATCAAAAGGGTTATACTGCCAAAGGAAAATGCAAAGGACCTTGATGATGTTCCAGATGATGTTAAAGCAGAACTGGAGTTCATAACAGTGGAAACAGTTGAGGATGTTATAAAGGAAACCATTGGTATAGAACTCCCAAAACCAGTGCTAATGGATATTAATACAGATTCACTGGCTGGTGGGGCAGGGGCTTAATCCCAGAACATAAATGAGAAATTCATTCAATTTAAACTTCCTTTTGGATTGGAAGATTTCTCAATTTTTTCTTTATTTTTAAGATTTATTTTTGAAAAATAAGATTATTTAATTCTTCAATATCTATTTAAACCTTAAAATTCTTTTATTTAACTAAAAATTTACATTTATTATTTAAAAAAAATTTTTATATTTATCAGATTTTTATATTTATCAGCATGCCTTTAAAAATAAAGTTTTTAATGGAATTAATCAACTAACCCTCTTGAAGTCAAGGATCACCCTTACCATAGCGGGTTCAGTGTCAATATCCACGGTTATTGCAGGTCCTTCGTCCATGTACATGGAAACTAAAAGAAACTCATCTGATACTTTTTCCCCATCACCTGCAGTTGTGTTTATGATGAAGAGTTCCTCTTCGCTACTTTCAAAGAAATCCACAACCTTGGATGTGTCCGGCCCAACAACCCTGAGCATGATCATGAGGTGTTCCTCTGTAGAGAAATGGAAATCCTTAACGAACTCGCGAGGAATTATTAAATCTGTTTTAATACCGTCAGTCTCTTTAATGAATGTTACAGCTTCAGATACTCCCACCAAGATAATCACCCTCTTCAGTTTTTTTTTATTCATGAAATTGAATCATTTAATAATTATTTGATTCTTTAGATTAATAAATATGAAAATTGGATGATGTCAATGCCAACCCTTTGACTCAATCATCTAAAAAAAAGGGGGTTAAACCAGATCAGTAGGCATTATCAAACCAGTTTAGAAATGTCATGAAGAATATTTTCACATCTAAGAGGAAGCTCCAGTTCTCAACGTAGTAAATATCATGTTTTATCCTTTCTGCAATGGATGTATCTCCTCTCCAACCATTAACCTGAGCCCAGCCTGTCATTCCAGGTCTTACGTAGTGTTTGATCATGTACTTGGGAATTTCATCCCTGAACTTCTCTACGAAGTACGGACGTTCTGGTCTGGGACCTATTAAACTCATATCTCCCTTTAATATGTTGAAAAATTGGGGTAGTTCATCGATGTTGGTTTTTCTGATGAAGGAACCGATCCTTGTCTTACGGGGATCTTTATCTGTGCTCCACTGATACTTTTCATCTTTTTCATCCTGAACCTTCATACTCCTGAACTTGTACATGGCAAATAACTTCTTATTATGGCCAACTCTTTCTTGTTTATAAATCACAGGTCCTGAAGAGCTTATTTTTATTAAAATAGCTGTTATGATCAGTATTGGTGATGTTACAATGATCCCTGAAATTGCAACGAAGATATCGAATATCCTCTTGACTGTCTTGTTGGAATATTTCTCAAGGGGCACGTATCTTATGTTTATAACAGGAATATCATCTATCATGTCAAAGTAAGGCTTTGCAGGGCAGTAAATGAAATAATCGGGAATTATCTCAGCTTTCACACCACACCTCTCAAGTGTGTCCACGATACTTTCTATGATCTTATGATGCCTTGCAGATAATGTTATTATAACCCTGTCAATTTCATTGTTTTTAACTATCTTTTCAACATCGTTTATATTCCCTATAACAGTTGAATCCTGAACTTTATGTCCTTTTTCAAATTTATCATCCAGAAATCCAATTATTTCATACCCTATGTATTTACTTTCCTTAATTTTAACTGCAAATTTCTCGCCAAGTTCTCCTGCCCCTACAACCAGAATATATTTGATGTTGAATCCTTTACATCGGATATACCTTAAGAAAGATCTGAGAACATATCTTTCCCCAATGCAAAATCCACAGCTTAAAATAGCGAAGATGATGAGGAGGTACCTTGAATAATTGATGATGTTAATTAGGTAAAGGGATGTAAGGATAACCAGAAATCCGAGAACATTTCCCTTGATGATCTGTAACGCTTCAGAATCAAAGTTTTTAGTTCTTTGGGGATCGTACAAACCAAATGAATAATAAAGGAAAATGTAGAGTGGTAATATAAGCAAAAGTGAGATCATGTACTGTTTGAAGGACCATATGCCATATCCAGCACCTAGAATATCTGTTTCAAAACGCAGATACCATGCTAAAATTAATGAAAACCCTATCACAGCCATATCTACAATAATTAGTATGGCGTTGAAAAATCTTTGATTTTCTCTGATCATTTAAAATCACTGTTTTTTTGAGTTTTTCAAGTAATTACTTGAAGAAATTTATGAACCTCTTCAAACAGTACATGCCCCATATTCCAAGATAAGTAATAAATGTTACTGTTTTTGGATAGTTGTTCTTATAATGTTTGTTGTAGAATAGGTGCATTGCCCTATAGAACTCATATATCATCTTTGGTTTTTCTTTTTTGTTGAGGCTCCCACCTTTGTAATGGATTATCTGAGCATCACTGTAATAGATTATCTTCCAGTTTCCTGCCCTTATACGGTAGCACCAGTCTATGTCCTCCCCGTACATGAAGAAGGTTTCATCCAGAAGACCCACATCCTCTATCGTGTTGGATCTGACCATCATGAAAGCCCCCATGATACAGTCAACCTCGTAGGTCTCATTTTCATCCAGGTAGGTGAGGTTGTAACGTCCGAAACGTTTGCTCTTTGGGAAAAGCTTTGAAAGACCTGTCATCCTGTAGAATGAGACACAGACCGTTGGAAAACTTCTCCTGCAGGCTTTGTCCAATTTTCCATCTGGAAGAAGAACCTTACAGCCCAGTGCACCTATTCTTTCATCTTTTTCCATGTATTCAATGCATCGCTCCAGGCAGTCATCCACAACCACGGTGTCGGAGTTGAGAAGTAGAACGTATTTTGAATCAGTTTCTTTCAGTGCCTGGTTATTTGCATGGGCAAAACCCCTGTTTTCCTTGCTTGAAATGAACCTGATCAATCCCTGTTCTGTTTCCTTTGAAAAGTACTCCTCTAACCTTTCAAGACTGCCGTCACCGGATGCACTGTCCACCAGAAATATCTCATAGCTGAAGGGGTGATCTCTTTTTAAAACGGATTCTATGGTTTGTTTGGTTAAATTGTAAGTTCTGTAGTTTACCACTATGATGGACAGATCCATTTTAACGCTCCTTTTGGTGGGTATGTCTTTATTGGAAAATCATTAATTAATTGATCCCTATGTTTTTTAATAAGTTTTCCCTGTTATTTTTGATAGTTCCTCTTATTTTTTTAGTTTTAATGAAGGCTTCTTTGAAGAATATTAATGGCTTTGAATATTCTAGAAATCAAAAGGATGGAAAGATTCTTCAATTTTTTTATCAAAAAAACTGCGTTCATAAAAACACGAATTTCACAGTATTTTTAATGAGAAGCCATTCAACTTTCACGTAGTTAATCAGGTTATTATTATATTTTATTTTTTCTACGTCATGACGGGAGTTAAACCCTTCCTTCAGCCCATCCAGGTAATCCCTTCCATATCCCTTCCTGAGGAAGAACAGATACTTTATGAAATATCCTAAAAGCAAGAATATGAGGTTTAAAGCTAACTGGGGCCAGGGCATGTTCTTGTAGGGAAGGTAAACGTTGTTCCTTGCAGATATTTTTACCTTGAATGCGTTGTGTTTACTCCCGCTGGTTCCACTGCCGTGATGGTAAACAACAGCTTCAGGACAGTAAATTGATTTGTAACCGTGGATACTGGCTCTGTAGCTTATATCAACATCCTCGAGGTAGGCGAAGAAGTTCTCATCGAAATATCCAATTTCCTTTAAGATACTTCTCCTGTAGAGGGCTGCCCCTGCACAGGCACTGAAAACCTCCTTTTTTTCATTGTAGTTATTAGCTGATCTTCCGTTACCCACCTTTTTTGTCCAGCCCAGAATGGTGTATGCATCACCTGCATCATCCATCAAATCCCTGTTTTCAAACTGGATCATCTTCGAGGAAACTGCGAAGATGTTTTCATCACTTTCAATGCACTTTACAAGTTTGGAGATGCAGTTTTTCTCAAGTTCAGTGTCGTTGTTTAAGAGGAACACGTAATCAGTTTTTGAAGCCTGGATTCCCTGGTTGACTGCAACTGCAAATCCCAGATTTTCCTGGTTTTTGATTAGGGTAAAATCTGGATGATGTTCTGTTATGTATTCAACACTACCATCAGAAGAACTGTTATCAACTATGATAACTTCAGCTAGTTCCTTTTCAATGGATTCTAAACATTTTTCAAGGAAGTGCCTGCCGTTGTAGTTTGGGATAATCACAGTTAATTGCATTGATTCCACCAGGTTCATGATTTATCTGAATGAACCCATTTATCGTAAAGCTCACAAACCTCATCAACAGGGCCCTTAGCCATCAACTTGCCATGTTGAAGCCATATTGCCTTGTTGCAAAAGCTTTTCACCATATCCACTGAGTGTGATACAAATAGAAGCGTTACTTCACTATCCATCAGTGATTCCATTTTTTCACGGCTTTTTTCCTGGAATTTTACATCCCCCACAGACAGAACTTCATCCAAAATTAAGATCTCCGGCTTTACACTGGTTGCTATGGAAAAACCAAGTCTTGCTCTCATACCTGAAGAATAGTTTTTCAGGGGAACATCCAGGAACTCCTCTAATTCTGAAAACTCCACGATTTCATCAAATTTACTTTCTATAAACTCTTTGCTGTAACCAAGTAACGCTCCATTGAGAAATATGTTTTCTCTGCCAGTATAATCCGGGTCAAAACCAGCACCTAACTCCAGCAAAGGGGATATACGTCCCTTCACTTCTATGCTGCCTTCTGTGGGTTTCATGACTCCTGAGATCAGTTTGAGCAGTGTACTTTTCCCTGCGCCGTTCATTCCAACCAGACCTAATCTGTCTCCCTTTTCAACTTCGAATGAAACGTCTTTAAGGGCCCAGAAAGGCTGAAACATGAGTTCCCTTTTAAGAAATTTAATAACGTACTCTTTGAGGTTGTCAACCTTTTCCTGGCTTAAATTGAATTCCATTCCAACGTTTTCAACCTTGATAATAGTTTCTCCCAAATTCCATCACCTTCAATTAAATGTAAAGTATAAATCTGTCTTGGTACTTGTAGAACAATGCAATTCCTAGCAGGAGGGCAACAACACCAGATACCATGGCGAATAATAAAGTCATTGGATCGTAAGGTGTTCCATATAAAAATACGCTTCTACAGCAGCTTATAACTGCATAAACTGGGTTGTAATACTGTATGAACCTGAAACTTTCAGGAACAATTTCTGCAGGGTAAAATATGGGCATGGCCCACATTAACATCATGAGTAAAACTCCGTAGAGATGTTCCATATCTCTGAAGAACACATTTACAGTTGCCAGAATAAGTCCCATTCCTATGGTTAAAAGTAGTAATGCTACAAATGGTAGGGCTGCAAGAAGTATGTAAATAGTGAATGGTGCATTGGTGGCTAACATTACGATAAAAAGAACCACAAGGGACAGCAGAAACGTTACGAAGTTGGATAAAATGGTGGACAGCGAGTACATATACTTTGGTACGTAAATCGTTTTAATTATAGCTGAACTACTTTTAATGGAACGCATGGCTCCGTTGGTTCCTCCTGCAAAGAACTGATACACTAAAATCCCGGTCAGGTAGTACACCGGAAAGTTAGGTATGGCACGTTTAAAAAACGTTGAAAATATTATGGTCAGCACGACCATACTCAAAAGGGGCTCTAAAAAGCTCCAGAATATTCCTAACACGGATCTTCTGTACTTAATTTTAATGTCTCTTGATACAAGTTCCCTGAGTAAGAAATTGTACTTTTTGAAGTTGGCAAAAAATCTATGGTTAAATATTTCAATGTTCATTTGATCACTGTGAAATTCTTTTTTTATATCTTGTTCCATTAAAAATAGGAAATCTACTATTTTCCATTGCCTATCTGGTGATACTCAAAGCCAATGTCTTTCATTATCTCTTTGTTGTACTGATTCCTGCCGTCGAAGATAATCTGATTTTTCATTCTTCCAGATATCTCATCAAAGTCTGGACTTCTGAATTCCTTCCATTCAGTTACAAGGAGCAGTGCATCTGCCTCGTCAACTGCTTCGTACTTGTTCTCTGAAAATTCTATGTTCTCGTTGCCTTTGAAGTAATATTCTCTGGCAGCATCCATAGCCTTTGGATCGTAGGCTTTAATTTTAGCGCCCCTTTCTGTTAATTCATTAACGATGACAAGTGATGTTGCTTCTCTCATATCATCGGTTTCTGGTTTGAATGAAAGACCCCAAAGTGCAAATATATGTCCTGAAAGATTTTCACCAAACCTTTTTATTACTTTGTTTACAAGGGAAAGTTTCTGTTTATTGTTAACGGATTCAACTTCTCTCAGTATACGCGCTTCGTAACCTGTATCTGCAGCTGTTTTAATGAGAGCCTGAACATCCTTTGGGAAACAGCTTCCACCGTAACCGCAACCAGCATATAAGAAACTGTAACCTATTCTATTGTCACTACCTATTCCGAATCTGATGTTGTTGATATCGGCACCAACCCTTTCACAGATGTTGGCTATTTCATTCATGAAGGAGATGCGTGTTGCAAGCATGGCGTTGGCAGCGTACTTGGTCATCTCAGCACTCTTGATGTCCATAGTCACGAATCTTTCATGGTTTCTGATGAATGGAGCGTAAAGTTCCTTCATGGTTTCAATCACAGTTTCATCATTGGAACCTATGACCACCCTATCAGGCCTCATGAAGTTTTCAACTGCGGCTCCTTCCTTCAAAAATTCAGGATTGGAAACCACATGAACCTTGTAGTTTACTCCCCTTTTGTTCAACTCTTCATTTATAGTAGCTTTTACTTTATCTGCTGTACCTACGGGTACTGTGGATTTGTTCACCACTATCATGTCGTGGGAAATGAGTTCTCCTATTTCCTGAGCAGCTGAAAGAACATGCTGCAAGTCTGCACTTCCATCTTCATCCATTGGAGTCCCAACAGCTATGAAACAGATATTTGAGTTGTCAAGACCGTCCTTCAGATACTTTGTGAAGTGGAGATCTCCGTTTTTATGGTTGTTCACCACTAAATACTCCAGACCTGGTTCGTATATGGGTATGATACCCCTTTTCAATTTTTCAACCTTTCCATCATCAATATCAACACAGTAAACTGTGTTTCCCATTTCTGAAAAACAGGCACCTGTGACAAGACCAACGTAACCTGTTCCTATTATTGTGAGTTTCATCTATATTTACCTTCAAATTTAATATATTATGGATTTTATCTAAATGTTCATAAAAAAGGTTTATACTACTTTTTTTACATATTCATATGTTGGACGTATTAATCTGTTGAACCGTAATCCGTTAAGGATTCTCTGTTTAAATTAGTTATAATTTTAGTAAATATAATATCTGTTCCCCCTTTTAAAGCTATTTTATTTTAAGTTTTATGAGGGGGATTGAGGTTAGGGACTACAATATTGGGAAGATTGGGCCTTTCATTGTAATTAATTTGGTTATCCTCCTCACAAACGTTTCTTTTTATGATAAAAAAGATATAAAAGCGTTTACCAGAATCCCACCCAAATCTATACCAACTCTTCTACTTATTTAATTAGCACCTGTTAGACAAGTTAATTATATAACTTATTTTAGACTTTTGTGTATATGTTTTTAAAATCTGAAAACAGAAAAACAGAAATCTATGAAAAGACCAATGTACCTGTTTCTAGTAGTTATTTTTCATGTAACCTACATTTATTCTGAATTACCATTTTTAATATTAATATATTCTTCCAGAGCTTTTTTTAAGGTTTGGGCACGGTGATTATATGTATGATCTTCTAAGATCATTTGCTGTAATTCTTTGATTTTAGTCAATCTAACTTCATCATTGCTTAAATAGTATTCAATTAAATTATGTAATTCTTTTTTTGAATGATATGATGGCAGTAATCCTCCAAATGTTTCTTGTGCTCCAATTTCGCCATTAGTTATTACTAAAGCTCCACTTGCTAATGCATCAAAAACTCTACTGTTAACAGACCCATAATTTTTGGTTGCTATGTTGGCATCATCAATAACGAGTTTTGTAGAGGCGTATAGTTCAGGTAATTGGAAGTACTCAATAAACCCTTGGTAATACTCTTGTAATTTTTCAACTTTTTCCCAGTTTTTACCATATAATCTAAAAGTGTAATCTATACTCTTAGGGTTTAACATTTTAATGACATCTCGAGGGTAATACCAGTAACTACCTGTAAAACAATAATCGGAGTAGTATTCTTCCATTGGTTGAACATTATTATTAAATCTAGAAGCATTCGTAGCAATAGGTAATAAAATTGCATCCCGGTCAGTTTTTTCTTTAATATAATTGCAGGCTATTTGGCTAGATGCAAAAATTATGTCATATTCATACAAACCAGAGTGTTCAGCCCAACGGTCAAACCAATTGCGGGGCCAAGCAATCTTTATCAAAGATAAATTAGAACAAATGATCTTCCGGGGATCATAGGCGTCTAATAAAGATATTAAAACATCCACATCATTGGGAACTTCGTACCAGTTTCCAGGTCCATTGCGTGATAAAAACATCACATCCCACTTTAAATCTTTTAATGCTTCTGAGAATTCTAAAGCGGTGAAATAATCCCCTGCAGATGCATTTTCACCGCATTCTGTCACAGCAAAGGCAACTTTAAATGGCTTTTCAGAGAAAATACATTCACTATTTAACTTATCTAAGAAAAACTTATTTGATAACCAATCAAACCATTTACTCATAAGTAATTTTTTGTTATTTTGGAATTTAATATCCCTATAATTAGATATACTAATTTTTTCGTCTGAACCATATTCATAATGAAATAAAAGTGCTTTTGGACAGTAAATATTTTTATATCCTCTTTTTAATAGTTTTAAACAGAAATCAACATCCTCATAACCATAATAATATCTTTCGTCTAATCCTCCCACTTTTAGATACAAATCCTTTTTCACAAGTAAAGTTGCAGCAGTATTTCCCGCGACACATTTTTCAGATTTAAAAGTGGAATTAAATACTTCATAACCTTTTCCTCGATTTATAGGCCTAAAAAATGTATTTAAATTTTGGAATACTATGCCAGTGTGCTGAATTTTGAATGAATTATTTTTATTGAAGATAGATTCGGAACAGTTAGGATAAACCAGTTTGGCACCTACAGTACCTACTTTATCATGATTTAGTGCGGTTTGCATCATCTGGTTGAGCCAGCCATAAGTAGGTTCAATGTCATTGTTAAGAAGCAGGATATATTCACCTTTTGCAACTTGAACGGCTTCATTATTAGCTCTAGAAAATGATTTATTTTCACTATTTTTAATAATTGTCAGTGGCAGAGAATTTTTAAGTTCTTCTAGAAAAGATAGTGATTTATCACTGGACAAATTATCCACTACAATTATTTCATAGTTAGGGTACTGGATATCCTCTTTAAAATACTTGAACAACCGTTTCAAATGATTTAATCCGTTTCTATTTAATATGATAATTGAAACCAATGGTGCATTCTCATCAAAATGGTGAAGATCAAGAAGTGAAATATTTTCCTTTAATATTTCTTCATATTTTGCATTTGCTTCACTCTCACTTATCATAATTAATGGTTCAATAGACGTGTCCATGATGTTTCTTTGTCTTCCTTCTTTTTTTCCGTATAGGCTGTAGTGTATGAGTGGGTTTAGTTTTGATTTTTTTACGTCGGAGTATTTTTCGGTGTAGTATTTGCTATTGAATTGGGGGTTGGGGTTTCGCCCTTCTTGATATCCGTGGTATATGTAGTGGAGAATGGGGTCTACTCCAGAAACTCTAATGTCTTTGTTGTTTTTTAAGTAGTAACCTATATCTATCAAATGGTTATTTTTAATGGCATTAAAACCTTTGAGGTTTATGTAAGTATTTTTTAGGCCGTTGTTTTTACGGTTAAATAGAATGTACAATTGTGGAAACTTTGAAATCAGTTTTTGGGTGAATGGCCGATTTTTATTACTTAAATACTCTAACTCATAAAAACGAGCAGTAAGATCCTCAACCTGGCCATTCAAAAATTTCAAAGCCATTTCTTCTTTTTTAATGGATTCAACCTTAGTTTTAGTATCAATCAACATTTTTTACACTTTTAACTATGATTTTAAAATTTTGGTAGGTATATAAAGAAAGGTAATTCAAAAAGGAGCATTATATCTCAAGGTTATTCTTCAAAATTTAAAAGCTTAATCTATTTTTTGTTTAAAATAATTCCCTACCTTGGGGGAGGCCATATTATTTTCTTCAACATTTAAATAAAACTTAATCCATTCGTTATTTAGAATGATTCCATCTCTTAAGCTTATTTTGGGAGACCATTCCACTTTTT
The Methanobacterium aggregans DNA segment above includes these coding regions:
- the lon gene encoding endopeptidase La produces the protein MKETNFNEELAVVVIPDVPLLPETNINLKVGKEAGSEIYTRVKDDDFHGIALALKQMNPEGFPEESDFYRIGTIIHIQNVKEMKDFYQIKAEIKERVEVEDFIADGDNYRANYSFLPDIIDLEPFDQEEMLMNIQNLVEEISENFKGSEAYLKQVHELNDLTKVMAYVFPYMRLSIAEKQELLEMRSLRERSLKFLELLVDQKESIKFHMEMGARLNEEMNKKHRETMLKEQLKAIQDELSDSEGHYGNKDYRTLIEESQMPDEVREVALDEVNKLERGGSNNSEENVIRNYLDLLTSLPWGPSETRDIDIEAARKLLDEQHYGLDKVKDRIIQHLTVMKLKQNKQGSILLLVGPPGTGKTSLGKSIAEALGREYVRISLGGVRDESEIRGHRRTYLGALPGRIINGMKRAGTRNPVFILDEVDKLMASVNGDPESALLEVLDPEQNDTFSDHYLDVPYDLSDVFFIATANSLRDISGPLRDRMEIIQIGSYTSHEKFRIGKDHLIADVLEDNGLDETKLQIQDEALKTLIENYTREAGVRGLKRQLATVARVASEKIVLGKVELPYVVREDMLYDMLGHELIQINRVGENNLPGVVTGLAWTPVGGDILFIEGAFMPGTGKLTLTGQLGDVMKESAKISQSLIRSRMAFSLKNMEFDKKDLHIHVPSGAIPKDGPSAGVGLLTTIASLVTGQAVDSELAMTGEISLRGAVLPVGGIKEKVLAAHRAGIKRVILPKENAKDLDDVPDDVKAELEFITVETVEDVIKETIGIELPKPVLMDINTDSLAGGAGA
- a CDS encoding undecaprenyl-phosphate glucose phosphotransferase gives rise to the protein MIRENQRFFNAILIIVDMAVIGFSLILAWYLRFETDILGAGYGIWSFKQYMISLLLILPLYIFLYYSFGLYDPQRTKNFDSEALQIIKGNVLGFLVILTSLYLINIINYSRYLLIIFAILSCGFCIGERYVLRSFLRYIRCKGFNIKYILVVGAGELGEKFAVKIKESKYIGYEIIGFLDDKFEKGHKVQDSTVIGNINDVEKIVKNNEIDRVIITLSARHHKIIESIVDTLERCGVKAEIIPDYFIYCPAKPYFDMIDDIPVINIRYVPLEKYSNKTVKRIFDIFVAISGIIVTSPILIITAILIKISSSGPVIYKQERVGHNKKLFAMYKFRSMKVQDEKDEKYQWSTDKDPRKTRIGSFIRKTNIDELPQFFNILKGDMSLIGPRPERPYFVEKFRDEIPKYMIKHYVRPGMTGWAQVNGWRGDTSIAERIKHDIYYVENWSFLLDVKIFFMTFLNWFDNAY
- a CDS encoding ArsR/SmtB family transcription factor, which encodes MLEIDHGHDPEVQEELEELFKALANGNRLILIRWLASGEIERISVTEMANIMGLTQPAASQHLKVLKTVKILHAEKEGNYIYYTFNKRALLKHKKNIDFLFSCALAKCDQFK
- a CDS encoding glycosyltransferase family 2 protein; this encodes MQLTVIIPNYNGRHFLEKCLESIEKELAEVIIVDNSSSDGSVEYITEHHPDFTLIKNQENLGFAVAVNQGIQASKTDYVFLLNNDTELEKNCISKLVKCIESDENIFAVSSKMIQFENRDLMDDAGDAYTILGWTKKVGNGRSANNYNEKKEVFSACAGAALYRRSILKEIGYFDENFFAYLEDVDISYRASIHGYKSIYCPEAVVYHHGSGTSGSKHNAFKVKISARNNVYLPYKNMPWPQLALNLIFLLLGYFIKYLFFLRKGYGRDYLDGLKEGFNSRHDVEKIKYNNNLINYVKVEWLLIKNTVKFVFL
- a CDS encoding glycosyltransferase family 2 protein, encoding MDLSIIVVNYRTYNLTKQTIESVLKRDHPFSYEIFLVDSASGDGSLERLEEYFSKETEQGLIRFISSKENRGFAHANNQALKETDSKYVLLLNSDTVVVDDCLERCIEYMEKDERIGALGCKVLLPDGKLDKACRRSFPTVCVSFYRMTGLSKLFPKSKRFGRYNLTYLDENETYEVDCIMGAFMMVRSNTIEDVGLLDETFFMYGEDIDWCYRIRAGNWKIIYYSDAQIIHYKGGSLNKKEKPKMIYEFYRAMHLFYNKHYKNNYPKTVTFITYLGIWGMYCLKRFINFFK